One window of the Salvia miltiorrhiza cultivar Shanhuang (shh) chromosome 6, IMPLAD_Smil_shh, whole genome shotgun sequence genome contains the following:
- the LOC130990143 gene encoding pentatricopeptide repeat-containing protein At5g48910-like, producing MRLLNQIHAHILTHPHLSPSTYAFSLSKILCFAAYRDVHYAKRLLFQIRCPNIFAYNTLIRGFLHHAPSAEPIFLFRRLIRSKFPPSNTFTLAFVFKSCSMLPALHEGRQVHKHAITSGLAGNSFVQTSLLNFYAKCEEVGLGRKVFDEMSDRNVVAWSAMIGGYARVGKVNEALEVFREMQKGGVKPDEVTMVSAISACAMAGALDLGKWLHMFIDKKGIKNDLEVSTALVNMYAKCGCIEKARAVFEAMPVRDAKAWSSMIVGFAITGMANEALEMFQRMGEAQVEPNHVTLIGVLSACAHGGLVAEGRKYWSSMLDCGMEPSMEHYGCMVDLFCRANKAEDAYEFVASMPVAPNPAIWRTLVVSFKKNKMFHKGEEVAKQLLQLEPHNAENYILLSSLYASASDWVKMSSVRRQMRERGIKAVPGCSSIEINGHVHEFVMGDWSHPEAKDITDFICEVSERVQASGHEPWIASVLQNVGNGEKLDALWEHSERLAIAYGLLKTKAPATIRVVKNLRVCEDCHEVTKTISKLYNREIIVRDRIRFHKFVDGVCSCQDFW from the exons ATGAGACTTCTCAATCAAATCCACGCTCACATTCTCACCCATCCCCACCTCTCTCCCTCCACCTacgctttctctctctccaaaatCCTCTGCTTCGCCGCCTACCGCGATGTCCACTACGCCAAGCGCCTTCTCTTCCAGATCCGCTGCCCTAACATCTTCGCCTACAACACCCTCATCAGAGGATTCCTGCACCACGCCCCCTCTGCGGAGCCCATTTTCCTCTTCAGGAGATTGATTCGATCCAAATTCCCGCCCTCCAACACCTTCACGCTGGCCTTCGTCTTCAAATCCTGCTCGATGCTCCCGGCGCTCCACGAGGGGCGCCAGGTCCACAAGCACGCCATTACCTCCGGATTGGCTGGGAATTCGTTCGTGCAGACCTCGCTGCTCAACTTCTACGCCAAATGCGAGGAGGTCGGGCTGGGCCGGAAGGTGTTCGACGAAATGTCTGACAGAAACGTGGTCGCGTGGAGCGCCATGATCGGGGGCTACGCGAGGGTTGGGAAGGTGAACGAGGCGTTGGAGGTGTTTAGGGAGATGCAGAAGGGCGGGGTGAAGCCGGATGAGGTGACGATGGTGAGTGCTATCTCTGCGTGTGCGATGGCTGGAGCGCTTGATTTGGGGAAATGGCTGCATATGTTTATTGATAAGAAGGGGATAAAGAATGATCTTGAGGTGAGCACGGCGCTTGTGAATATGTACGCCAAGTGTGGGTGCATTGAGAAGGCGCGGGCTGTTTTTGAGGCCATGCCCGTGAGGGATGCAAAGGCGTGGAGCTCTATGATTGTCGGATTTGCTATCACGGGAATGGCAAACGAGGCGTTGGAGATGTTCCAGAGAATGGGAGAAGCTCAG GTTGAGCCTAACCATGTGACCCTTATTGGAGTGTTGTCGGCATGTGCCCATGGCGGCCTTGTAGCCGAGGGGAGGAAATATTGGTCGAGCATGCTTGACTGTGGGATGGAGCCGTCTATGGAGCATTACGGCTGCATGGTTGATCTATTTTGTCGTGCAAACAAGGCCGAAGATGCATACGAATTCGTGGCAAGCATGCCCGTTGCTCCTAATCCAGCAATATGGCGAACATTGGTGGTCAGTTTCAAGAAGAACAAGATGTTCCACAAAGGCGAGGAAGTAGCTAAGCAGCTTCTTCAGTTGGAGCCACATAACGCAGAGAATTACATACTGCTTTCGAGCTTGTATGCATCTGCATCAGATTGGGTTAAGATGAGTAGCGTGAGAAGGCAGATGAGAGAGAGGGGGATCAAAGCTGTGCCCGGGTGCAGTTCCATTGAGATCAATGGGCATGTGCATGAGTTTGTGATGGGCGATTGGTCCCATCCTGAAGCTAAGGACATAACCGATTTCATATGTGAAGTGTCGGAGAGGGTTCAGGCCAGCGGTCATGAACCTTGGATCGCGTCTGTTTTGCAGAATGTTGGTAATGGGGAGAAGCTGGATGCTCTCTGGGAGCACAGTGAGAGGTTGGCCATTGCATACGGTCTGTTGAAGACGAAGGCGCCTGCAACTATTAGAGTAGTGAAGAACCTTAGGGTCTGCGAAGACTGTCATGAAGTGACAAAGACTATAAGCAAGTTGTACAATCGCGAAATCATCGTTAGGGATAGAATTCGGTTCCACAAGTTTGTCGATGGAGTCTGCTCTTGCCAGGACTTCTGGTGA
- the LOC130990142 gene encoding probable galactinol--sucrose galactosyltransferase 2, whose amino-acid sequence MTVTPKICVNEGKLMVHGKTILTGVADNIVLTPGSGVGLLAGAFIGATASHSKSLHVFPVGVLEGVRFMCLFRFKLWWMTQRMGTCGRDIPLETQFMLVESTDDEREDRPTIYTVFLPLLEGQFRAVLQGNERNELEICLESGDNAVETNQGHYLVYMHAGTNPFEVINQAVKAVEKHLQTFQHREKKKMPSYIDWFGWCTWDAFYTDVTAEGVEEGLKSLSEGGTPPRFLIIDDGWQQIGSEVKDAAEAVVQEGAQFANRLTGIKENEKFKKNGQTDEQESGLKQVVKTSKQQHNVKYVYVWHALAGYWGGVQPSGSGMEHYETALAYPVQSPGVLGNQPDIVMDSLAVHGLGLVHPKKVFNFYNELHAYLSSCGVDGVKVDVQNIIETLGAGHGGRVSLTRSYHQALEASVSRNFPDNGCIACMCHNTDGLYSAKQTAIVRASDDFYPRDPASHTIHISSVAYNTVFLGEFMQPDWDMFHSLHPAAEYHAAARSVGGCAIYVSDKPGNHNFELLKKLVLPDGSILRASLPGRPTLDCLFVDPARDGTSLLKIWNVNKCSGVVGVFNCQGAGWCKVTKKTRIHNASPGTLTGSVRATDVDSIAQIARPDWKGETVAYAHRSGEVVRLPEGASLPVTLKVLEYELFHFCPVKNVTDSIAFAPIGLLDMFNSGAAVEQFEVYNTSITNNDSEASTESRSSVAIVALKARGCGRFGVYCSQRPLRCTLDNVETEFNYEAASGLATLMIPVPKEEMHRWSIEIQV is encoded by the exons AGCAAGAGCCTTCACGTCTTCCCAGTTGGCGTTCTAGA GGGTGTGCGCTTCATGTGCCTATTCCGTTTCAAGCTGTGGTGGATGACGCAGAGAATGGGAACCTGCGGGCGGGATATTCCGTTGGAGACCCAGTTCATGCTCGTTGAGAGTACAGACGATGAGCGCGAAGACAGGCCCACTATATACACAGTCTTCCTGCCTCTTCTCGAAGGGCAGTTTCGCGCTGTTCTTCAGGGGAACGAGAGGAACGAGCTTGAGATTTGCCTCGAGAGTG GCGATAATGCTGTTGAAACCAATCAAGGGCATTACCTTGTTTACATGCATGCTGGGACCAATCCTTTTGAAGTCATCAATCAGGCTGTGAA AGCTGTGGAGAAACACTTGCAAACATTTCAGCACCGAGAGAAGAAGAAG ATGCCCTCATACATCGACTGGTTTGGCTGGTGTACCTGGGACGCTTTCTACACTGATGTCACCGCAGAGGGTGTCGAAGAAGGGCTCAAGAG CTTGTCGGAGGGAGGCACACCTCCTCGTTTTCTCATCATAGACGATGGCTGGCAACAAATCGGAAGTGAGGTGAAGGATGCCGCAGAAGCTGTTGTACAAGAAGGAGCCCA GTTTGCAAACAGGCTAACAGGAATAAAGGAGAACGAAAAATTCAAGAAAAACGGACAAACCGATGAGCAAGAATCCGGTCTGAAGCAGGTCGTGAAAACATCAAAGCAGCAGCACAATGTCAA GTACGTCTACGTTTGGCACGCTCTGGCAGGTTACTGGGGCGGGGTGCAACCCTCCGGTTCTGGTATGGAACACTACGAAACAGCTTTGGCATACCCGGTGCAGTCTCCTGGTGTTCTAGGCAACCAGCCGGACATTGTCATGGATAGCCTTGCTGTTCATGGCTTGGGCCTGGTACACCCTAAGAAGGTCTTCAACTTTTACAACGAGCTTCACGCCTATTTGTCTTCATGTGGTGTGGATGGAGTCAAAGTCGACGTGCAGAACATCATTGAGACTCTCGGTGCTGGCCATGGCGGTAGAGTATCTCTCACTCGTAGCTATCACCAAGCACTAGAAGCCTCTGTCTCACGCAACTTTCCAGACAACGGCTGTATCGCTTGCATGTGCCACAACACTGATGGACTCTACAGTGCCAAGCAGACTGCTATAGTTAGAGCCTCCGACGATTTCTACCCTCGTGATCCTGCTTCACACACCATTCACATTTCTTCAGTAGCTTACAACACTGTATTCTTGGGTGAATTCATGCAGCCTGATTGGGACATGTTCCAT AGCCTGCATCCAGCTGCTGAGTACCACGCTGCAGCTCGATCCGTGGGAGGGTGTGCTATCTATGTCAGCGACAAGCCTGGTAACCACAACTTCGAGCTTCTGAAGAAGTTGGTTCTCCCCGACGGATCAATTCTCAGAGCATCATTGCCCGGACGACCCACACTAGATTGCCTCTTTGTCGACCCAGCCAGAGATGGGACGAG CTTGCTTAAAATCTGGAACGTGAACAAGTGCTCCGGGGTGGTTGGCGTATTCAACTGCCAGGGCGCAGGGTGGTGCAAAGTAACTAAGAAGACGCGTATCCATAATGCCTCCCCCGGCACTCTCACTGGCTCTGTTCGAGCCACTGATGTCGATTCAATTGCTCAAATAGCTCGACCGGACTGGAAGGGTGAGACTGTAGCCTATGCTCATAGATCAGGAGAGGTAGTTCGGCTGCCAGAAGGGGCTTCATTGCCTGTCACACTCAAGGTTCTCGAATACGAACTCTTCCACTTCTGCCCTGTGAAG AATGTCACGGACAGCATTGCCTTCGCTCCCATTGGCTTGCTCGACATGTTCAACTCCGGTGCTGCTGTCGAGCAGTTTGAAGTCTACAATACTTCCATAACCAACAATGACTCAGAGGCTTCAACTGAAAGCAGATCGTCTGTCGCTATAGTTGCACTCAAGGCTAGAGGATGCGGGCGCTTCGGAGTCTACTGCTCTCAACGGCCACTGAGATGCACCCTGGACAATGTCGAAACTGAGTTTAACTACGAAGCAGCAAGCGGATTGGCAACTCTGATGATCCCAGTTCCCAAAGAGGAAATGCATAGATGGTCCATTGAAATCCAAGTTTAA